Proteins encoded in a region of the Puniceibacterium sp. IMCC21224 genome:
- a CDS encoding winged helix-turn-helix domain-containing protein: MLRRALIISALMLPLSGGTIDTPDDYLDRLVTPWMSLDPSALRFAIWAEPIIKTMVIWDSRGTRVFPPANTIPHVSEEHILSDIERLNALRATSTTPVWDIASKGAERYYQCTPLRCLDISGPDLATALGRVADDHRFLIEGDTNHTPLILLVGGVLLCALAGIAVMARPARSAHGTPPDPDSFGFGHTTINPRQMTVDCDGTLSDLTLRDLKLIEIFRRRSGDVCSKDDLYDTGWGQTFHANSRALEQHILTLRRKLDPDRRHPGVIETVHGRGYRYTG; this comes from the coding sequence ATGCTGCGCCGCGCTCTGATCATATCTGCCCTGATGCTGCCGCTGTCTGGCGGTACAATCGACACGCCGGATGACTATCTTGATCGTCTGGTGACACCTTGGATGTCGCTTGATCCCAGCGCGCTGAGATTTGCGATCTGGGCCGAACCGATCATCAAGACAATGGTGATCTGGGACAGCCGCGGCACTCGTGTCTTTCCCCCCGCCAACACCATTCCCCATGTGTCCGAAGAGCACATCCTGTCAGACATCGAACGCCTGAACGCACTCAGAGCCACGTCGACGACGCCAGTGTGGGATATCGCGTCGAAAGGCGCAGAGCGCTACTATCAATGCACGCCACTGCGCTGTTTGGATATCAGTGGCCCCGACCTGGCCACGGCGCTCGGGCGTGTGGCAGACGATCACCGTTTCCTGATTGAGGGCGATACCAACCACACGCCGCTGATCCTGCTTGTTGGCGGTGTGTTGCTCTGCGCCCTCGCTGGGATCGCAGTGATGGCCCGACCGGCACGTTCGGCGCATGGTACGCCCCCCGACCCAGACAGTTTTGGCTTTGGTCACACAACCATCAACCCGCGTCAGATGACGGTCGACTGCGACGGGACACTCAGCGATCTGACCCTGCGCGATCTCAAGTTGATCGAGATTTTCCGCCGCCGATCGGGTGACGTTTGTTCCAAAGATGACCTGTATGACACCGGCTGGGGCCAGACATTTCACGCCAACAGCCGCGCATTGGAGCAGCACATCCTGACCCTGCGCCGCAAACTGGACCCGGACCGCCGTCATCCCGGTGTGATCGAGACAGTGCATGGGCGCGGATACCGCTATACCGGCTGA
- a CDS encoding DEAD/DEAH box helicase: MIQTLADALAEKGYETLTPVQEAVTDPALAGRDMLVSAQTGSGKTVGFGLAIADTLLDEDGRMGRAATPLALIVAPTRELAFQVQREITWLYAKTGAQVATCVGGMDMRTEKRTLERGAHIVVGTPGRLRDHIQRNSLDLSGIRAIVLDEADEMLDLGFREDLEFMLGESPDDRRTLMFSATVPPMIATLAKQYQRDAARVNTAAGTRQHADIEYQALNVSQHDAEHAVINLLLFHDAQNALVFANTRAMVARLTARLTNRGFATVSLSGELSQSERTHALQAMRDGRARVCVATDVAARGIDLPNLELVIHAELPSNSETLLHRSGRTGRAGRKGISALIVAPKVRSKAQRLLKFAKLTAEWTVPPSADDIVAREEERLLTDPAWTEAANENQEAFATKLSETFTPMQLATAYLRLHQSRRSAPEDLSPPDSKPARAERAPREFGPSVWFTVSVGRNERAEARWLLPLLCRAGDVDKNSLGAIRVQETESFVELAAADADRFVAAIGDAGELEGGVTITRLATPPTLSAPPRRDSGPRDSGPRERRAPRSAPASGPKPAYERSTPRSYADTASEPKHPPEEAHKEIHKPRAPRSDDARGPARSSDKPHGKSYGKPDGKPGGKSFGKPGGKPYGKSEDRPHGKPFGKSDGKPGGKPYGKSTDGGAGKSYARADGPAKAPEPKATDTSKRFVPPGAKGKPSGKSSFKPGAKPGGGKPFGKPGAKSTGKPAGKPGGNDVPRRPKG, translated from the coding sequence ATGATCCAGACTCTCGCCGATGCGCTAGCCGAAAAAGGCTACGAAACTCTCACTCCGGTGCAAGAGGCCGTGACCGATCCCGCGCTTGCGGGCCGCGACATGCTGGTGTCGGCCCAGACCGGATCGGGTAAAACGGTGGGTTTTGGCCTCGCCATTGCCGATACGCTGCTGGACGAAGATGGCCGCATGGGCCGCGCAGCCACGCCGCTGGCGCTGATTGTGGCACCGACCCGCGAACTGGCGTTTCAGGTGCAGCGCGAAATCACCTGGCTTTACGCCAAAACCGGTGCACAGGTCGCGACCTGTGTCGGCGGCATGGACATGCGCACCGAGAAACGCACGCTGGAGCGCGGCGCGCATATTGTTGTCGGCACACCCGGTCGTCTGCGCGACCACATCCAGCGTAACTCGCTCGATCTGTCGGGTATTCGCGCCATCGTGCTGGACGAAGCGGACGAGATGCTCGACCTTGGCTTTCGCGAAGATCTAGAGTTTATGCTGGGCGAATCCCCGGATGACCGCCGCACACTGATGTTCTCGGCCACCGTGCCGCCGATGATCGCCACGCTGGCAAAACAATATCAGCGCGACGCCGCCCGCGTAAACACTGCCGCCGGCACCCGACAGCACGCGGATATCGAATATCAGGCGCTCAACGTATCGCAACACGATGCCGAACATGCCGTCATTAACCTGCTGCTGTTCCATGACGCCCAGAACGCGCTGGTCTTTGCCAACACCCGCGCCATGGTCGCCCGCCTTACCGCCCGTCTGACCAACCGCGGCTTTGCCACCGTGTCGCTGTCCGGCGAGCTGTCGCAATCCGAACGCACCCACGCATTGCAAGCCATGCGCGATGGTCGCGCCCGTGTCTGCGTCGCGACGGATGTGGCGGCGCGCGGCATCGACCTGCCCAATCTTGAGCTGGTGATTCACGCTGAACTGCCGTCGAATTCGGAAACGCTGTTGCACCGCTCAGGCCGCACCGGTCGCGCGGGCCGCAAGGGGATTTCCGCCCTGATCGTTGCACCCAAGGTGCGTTCCAAGGCACAGCGCCTGCTGAAATTCGCCAAGCTGACGGCCGAGTGGACCGTGCCCCCGTCGGCCGATGACATCGTCGCGCGCGAAGAAGAGCGTCTGCTGACCGACCCGGCCTGGACCGAAGCCGCCAACGAAAACCAAGAGGCCTTTGCCACCAAGCTAAGCGAGACGTTTACGCCAATGCAGCTGGCCACCGCCTATCTGCGGCTGCATCAGTCGCGCCGCTCTGCACCCGAAGATCTGTCGCCCCCCGACTCCAAACCTGCCCGCGCCGAACGCGCGCCGCGCGAATTCGGCCCGTCAGTCTGGTTCACCGTCTCGGTTGGCCGCAATGAGCGGGCCGAAGCGCGCTGGCTGCTGCCATTGCTGTGCCGCGCGGGTGATGTGGACAAGAACAGCCTTGGCGCGATCCGGGTGCAGGAAACCGAGAGCTTTGTTGAACTTGCTGCCGCCGATGCCGACCGCTTTGTCGCCGCTATCGGTGACGCGGGCGAGCTTGAGGGCGGGGTCACCATCACCCGGCTTGCCACACCGCCCACGCTTTCGGCTCCGCCCCGTCGTGACTCTGGTCCCCGAGATTCTGGTCCCCGCGAACGTCGCGCTCCGCGCTCGGCCCCGGCTTCAGGCCCCAAGCCCGCCTATGAACGCAGCACCCCGCGGTCTTACGCCGATACGGCGTCCGAGCCCAAGCATCCGCCAGAAGAAGCGCACAAAGAAATTCACAAGCCGCGTGCGCCGCGCAGCGATGATGCCAGAGGTCCAGCCCGCAGCAGCGACAAACCCCACGGCAAATCCTATGGCAAGCCGGATGGAAAACCCGGTGGCAAGTCGTTTGGAAAACCCGGCGGGAAACCGTATGGCAAGTCCGAGGACCGCCCCCACGGCAAACCGTTTGGCAAATCTGATGGCAAGCCCGGCGGCAAACCATATGGAAAATCCACCGACGGGGGCGCAGGCAAATCATATGCCCGCGCCGATGGCCCCGCCAAAGCCCCGGAGCCCAAAGCGACTGACACGTCGAAACGCTTTGTGCCCCCCGGCGCCAAGGGTAAACCCAGCGGCAAGAGCAGCTTTAAACCGGGCGCGAAACCTGGCGGTGGCAAGCCCTTTGGCAAACCGGGTGCGAAGTCTACGGGCAAACCCGCAGGAAAGCCGGGCGGCAACGATGTCCCCAGACGCCCCAAGGGCTGA
- a CDS encoding FtsX-like permease family protein has translation MLPDILTNLWVALPNTLQDTAILVALLLPTVVIALWVSRGLAPGALTTSMLRRFAPVNLVFIGLVALSVALGVGLTAQERALRQGSARAADKFDLIVTAPGSEITSLLTAVYLQPNDLPLLSGAQYAEIEQADGVSFAAPLAFGDNWQGHPVVGTTADFVTHLSDDRIAGRMFSAHEEAVAGAFAPVEIGDEVVPSHGAVEIEAEVHDDEDGHDDHEHHDIHYKVVGKLPPTGSPWDRAILVPVEIVWELHGLANGHNAATAEQIGPPFTPDLFPGTPAVLIKPEQIYQSYALRTQFSRADMMAFFPGAVLSQLHGLAADVRAAMSLLTIVSQILVAVAILAGLMMIARLFARNLAVLRALGAAPRFLLAVVWSYAATLLTIGTVLGLGLGIGAAAMLSRILTARTSIQISAAPGWTELHLAAGFLTLALLCALLPALLAMRRSPLRDLRS, from the coding sequence ATGCTGCCTGACATTCTGACCAATCTCTGGGTCGCATTGCCTAACACGCTTCAGGATACTGCGATACTGGTCGCCCTCCTGCTCCCCACCGTGGTGATCGCACTATGGGTGTCACGCGGCCTCGCCCCCGGCGCGCTTACCACATCCATGCTGCGCCGCTTTGCGCCGGTCAATCTGGTGTTTATCGGGCTGGTGGCGCTTTCGGTGGCGCTGGGGGTGGGGCTGACCGCACAAGAGCGCGCCTTGCGACAAGGCAGCGCCCGCGCCGCAGACAAATTCGATCTGATCGTCACCGCGCCCGGGTCCGAGATCACATCGCTGCTGACCGCTGTCTACCTTCAGCCCAACGACCTGCCGCTGCTGAGTGGCGCGCAATATGCCGAGATCGAACAAGCTGATGGTGTCAGCTTTGCCGCGCCGCTGGCCTTTGGCGACAACTGGCAGGGCCATCCGGTTGTCGGCACGACCGCTGATTTTGTCACCCACCTGTCCGACGACCGGATTGCAGGCCGAATGTTCAGTGCCCATGAAGAGGCAGTCGCTGGGGCCTTTGCCCCTGTCGAGATCGGGGATGAGGTTGTGCCAAGCCATGGCGCGGTCGAGATCGAAGCCGAGGTTCACGACGACGAAGATGGCCACGACGATCACGAGCATCACGATATTCACTACAAGGTGGTCGGAAAGCTGCCCCCCACCGGCAGCCCGTGGGATCGCGCGATCCTTGTCCCGGTCGAAATCGTATGGGAACTGCATGGACTGGCCAATGGTCACAACGCCGCGACAGCCGAACAGATCGGCCCGCCCTTTACGCCTGACCTTTTCCCCGGCACCCCCGCCGTCCTGATCAAGCCCGAACAGATCTATCAAAGCTACGCCCTGCGCACTCAATTTTCGCGCGCGGACATGATGGCCTTCTTTCCCGGCGCGGTGCTGAGCCAGTTGCACGGGCTGGCGGCGGATGTGCGCGCGGCGATGTCGTTGCTGACAATTGTCAGCCAGATCCTTGTCGCCGTGGCTATTCTGGCCGGGCTGATGATGATCGCCCGACTGTTTGCCCGCAACCTTGCCGTGCTGCGCGCGCTTGGCGCGGCGCCTCGGTTCCTGCTGGCCGTGGTCTGGAGCTACGCCGCCACCCTGCTGACGATTGGTACCGTTCTGGGCCTTGGCCTTGGGATCGGTGCGGCCGCGATGCTATCGCGGATATTGACCGCACGCACCTCGATCCAGATCAGCGCCGCGCCGGGCTGGACCGAACTGCATCTGGCGGCGGGGTTTCTGACGCTGGCACTGCTCTGCGCCCTGCTGCCTGCACTGCTGGCGATGCGCCGCTCACCGCTGCGCGACCTGCGCAGCTGA
- a CDS encoding ABC transporter ATP-binding protein, with protein MTSLTLTLHDIHVTAPSGRILLDLPQFSLPAGQSLAIRGPSGAGKSTLLHVLAGLLPVARGQILWGDTDLACLSDAKAGDFRRRHIGQIFQDFLLFDELPALENAAVARLFAPRAERAEILDRAASALAALGLDPKDQRRAATYSGGERQRIAVARALAQNPAVLLADEPTASLDRANADRLTDDLLDAARRTGLGLICVTHDDTLAWRLGQTLTLSDGTAEAPKHAA; from the coding sequence ATGACGTCGTTGACTTTGACCTTGCACGACATCCATGTCACCGCCCCGTCTGGTCGCATTTTGCTGGATCTGCCGCAGTTTTCCCTTCCCGCGGGTCAGAGCCTGGCCATTCGTGGCCCGTCAGGGGCAGGCAAATCCACGCTGTTACATGTGTTGGCAGGGCTTTTGCCGGTCGCGCGGGGCCAGATCCTATGGGGCGATACCGATCTGGCGTGCCTGTCCGACGCCAAAGCGGGCGATTTTCGCCGCCGCCATATCGGTCAGATCTTTCAGGATTTCCTGTTGTTTGACGAACTTCCTGCGCTTGAGAATGCCGCTGTCGCGCGGCTGTTTGCCCCCCGAGCCGAGCGCGCGGAAATTCTGGATCGCGCGGCATCGGCACTGGCCGCGCTTGGACTGGATCCAAAGGACCAGCGCCGCGCCGCGACCTATTCCGGCGGCGAACGACAGCGCATTGCCGTGGCCCGCGCGCTGGCACAGAACCCCGCAGTGCTGCTCGCGGACGAACCCACCGCCAGCCTTGACCGCGCCAATGCCGACCGGCTGACGGACGATCTGCTGGATGCGGCGCGGCGTACTGGCCTTGGCCTGATCTGCGTGACCCATGACGACACTTTGGCCTGGCGGCTTGGCCAGACCCTGACGCTAAGCGATGGCACCGCGGAGGCCCCCAAACATGCTGCCTGA
- a CDS encoding alkaline phosphatase, translating to MTRTLLAGVAFAALAAPAFAQTIAQADDPWFTAAQDTIAAHMAAMPNTGRAKNVILFTGDGNGVGTNYAIRLFEGQLNGGTGDDFVQPHEAFPNSALVKTYTTNGQTPDSAPTASAMNTGVKSKNTMINVSDAVAVNDCAGMKGHELTTFAEIVSGMGKSVGVISTARLTHATPAAVYSKTVNRNWEDNTAVPEDCTNQEDIAAQLIAAMKAGTIDVAMGGGRRHFIGTDVTDAEGKTGKRTDGRNLVEEAQAMGAQYAQTEEEFLALTTTGSNAPILGLFEPSHMMYEQDRTGEPSLAEMTEAAIKTLSSNENGFYMSVEAGRIDHANHDGNLHRTLTDGVAFNAAIRKAMELTNPEDTLIIVTADHEHAIAFNGYCGRGSHITGLCMDINDNGMMNTGEPLLGADGKPYTVAGYLNGVGSVLKEQADGTYSGVRPDVTDEEAMDPDYIQQALIPASSETHSGEDVAIFAQGPWAHLFNGVIEQNVIFHVMRQAVTVE from the coding sequence ATGACACGCACCCTTCTTGCTGGCGTCGCCTTTGCCGCACTCGCCGCCCCCGCATTTGCCCAGACCATCGCACAGGCCGATGACCCCTGGTTCACAGCCGCCCAGGACACCATTGCCGCGCATATGGCCGCGATGCCCAACACGGGCCGCGCCAAGAACGTGATCCTGTTCACCGGCGACGGGAACGGCGTAGGCACCAACTACGCCATCCGTCTGTTTGAAGGTCAGCTGAACGGCGGCACCGGTGACGATTTCGTTCAGCCACACGAAGCTTTCCCGAACTCGGCTCTGGTGAAAACCTACACAACCAACGGCCAGACGCCTGACTCGGCCCCCACCGCATCCGCAATGAACACCGGCGTCAAATCCAAGAACACCATGATCAACGTCTCTGACGCTGTCGCTGTGAATGATTGCGCGGGCATGAAGGGTCACGAACTGACCACCTTTGCCGAGATCGTATCAGGCATGGGCAAATCGGTCGGCGTCATCTCGACCGCACGTCTGACACACGCCACCCCGGCGGCTGTCTACTCCAAGACCGTGAACCGCAACTGGGAAGACAACACTGCCGTCCCCGAAGATTGCACCAATCAGGAAGACATCGCAGCCCAGCTGATCGCCGCCATGAAGGCCGGCACGATCGACGTGGCCATGGGCGGCGGACGCCGTCACTTTATCGGCACAGACGTGACTGATGCCGAAGGCAAGACCGGCAAGCGCACAGATGGCCGTAACCTGGTCGAAGAAGCACAGGCCATGGGAGCCCAGTACGCCCAGACCGAAGAAGAGTTCTTGGCGCTGACCACCACAGGGTCCAACGCGCCGATCCTCGGCCTGTTTGAACCGTCGCACATGATGTACGAGCAGGACCGCACCGGCGAGCCGTCGCTCGCGGAAATGACCGAAGCAGCGATCAAGACGCTCTCATCCAACGAGAACGGTTTCTATATGTCTGTTGAGGCTGGCCGTATCGACCACGCCAACCATGATGGCAACCTGCACCGCACCCTGACGGACGGTGTCGCCTTCAACGCCGCCATCCGCAAGGCGATGGAGCTGACCAACCCCGAGGACACGCTGATCATCGTGACTGCGGACCATGAACATGCCATCGCGTTCAACGGCTATTGCGGACGCGGATCGCACATCACCGGCCTGTGCATGGACATCAACGATAACGGCATGATGAACACCGGTGAGCCGCTGCTTGGCGCCGATGGCAAGCCCTACACCGTGGCCGGCTACCTCAACGGCGTTGGTTCGGTTCTTAAGGAACAGGCCGACGGCACCTATTCCGGCGTTCGCCCCGACGTGACCGACGAAGAAGCAATGGATCCCGACTACATCCAGCAGGCGCTGATCCCCGCCTCGTCGGAAACCCACTCGGGTGAAGATGTTGCAATCTTTGCACAGGGCCCCTGGGCGCATCTCTTTAACGGTGTGATCGAGCAGAACGTGATCTTCCACGTGATGCGTCAGGCCGTCACCGTCGAATAA
- the dctP gene encoding TRAP transporter substrate-binding protein DctP — protein sequence MLKGLTTAALTAALLAGTAMTATAQEYTIRATANSNDNDEDYDGLVVFKNYVESASNGAIAVELFIGTQLCSGGAECLQGVADGSIDVFVTTSGGAAGIFPYVQVLDLPYLMSSDRVAEAVLSGDFTRTMRDMALASSGDTIRVMTIGNTGGWRNFANTQHRVTKPEDLAGLKIRTVVADLPQELVKALGASPTPISWPELFTSLQTGVVEGSKNGITDIMNMKFPEAGLKYLTLDGHAYMGAIWVMNNENFLSMPEDMRRVVVDGFAELQQATFASPKRKSIQAYEDFVAAGGDLYVPTPEEKEAFRAAAEPVYSWFQENVEGGPEIFEALTTAVSEAEADLDTAYSSDLN from the coding sequence ATGCTCAAAGGTCTTACCACAGCGGCGCTCACCGCCGCCCTGCTCGCAGGCACAGCCATGACCGCGACAGCGCAGGAATACACCATTCGCGCCACCGCCAATTCGAACGACAATGACGAAGATTACGACGGCCTTGTCGTGTTCAAAAACTACGTTGAATCCGCATCGAATGGTGCCATCGCGGTTGAGCTGTTTATCGGCACGCAGCTTTGCTCGGGCGGGGCGGAATGCCTTCAGGGTGTGGCGGACGGGTCGATCGACGTGTTTGTCACCACCTCTGGCGGGGCGGCCGGCATCTTTCCCTATGTTCAGGTGCTCGACCTGCCATACCTGATGTCGAGTGACCGCGTCGCCGAGGCGGTGCTGTCCGGCGATTTCACCCGCACCATGCGCGACATGGCGCTGGCGTCATCCGGCGACACCATCCGCGTGATGACCATCGGCAATACGGGGGGCTGGCGCAACTTTGCCAACACTCAGCACCGCGTGACCAAGCCCGAGGATCTGGCCGGGCTTAAGATCCGCACCGTGGTGGCCGATCTGCCGCAGGAACTGGTCAAGGCGCTGGGGGCGTCACCCACGCCGATTTCCTGGCCGGAACTGTTCACCTCGCTTCAGACTGGCGTGGTTGAGGGGTCCAAGAACGGCATCACCGACATCATGAACATGAAGTTCCCAGAGGCCGGGCTGAAATACCTGACCCTCGACGGTCACGCCTACATGGGGGCCATCTGGGTGATGAACAACGAAAATTTCCTGTCGATGCCCGAGGACATGCGCCGCGTCGTGGTCGATGGTTTTGCCGAGCTTCAGCAGGCCACCTTTGCCTCGCCCAAGCGCAAGTCGATCCAGGCCTATGAGGATTTCGTCGCGGCGGGCGGCGATCTCTACGTGCCGACCCCCGAAGAGAAAGAGGCGTTCCGCGCGGCGGCCGAGCCGGTTTATTCGTGGTTCCAGGAAAATGTCGAAGGCGGGCCAGAGATCTTTGAGGCGCTGACCACCGCTGTGTCCGAGGCCGAAGCGGATCTGGACACAGCCTATTCCAGCGATCTGAATTAA
- a CDS encoding TRAP transporter large permease, giving the protein MLVWFLPLFLVFLMIGLPVFFGMLAAPGILLMLNGQERDLSLLYRNVYNGMDSFPLMAIPFFMLAGELMNRGGITMRLVEFSQAMMGHFRGGLAHVNVLSSMLFAGLSGSAVADTSALGSMLIPAMEREGYTRKFAAAITAASSVIGPIIPPSGIMIIYAYVMGESVAALFLAGIVPGILVGLGLMIMVKFMADRYDFPASRNRSTWGEKGQASLRAFFPLLTPVIILGGILGGVFTPTEAAAVAAAYAILIGMFVLNTLKLRDLPDVLSRAAMTSAVVLLLVGAAMAFKTVVSLSHAPEQLAAFILALSENPLVLLFLINLLLFVVGMFLDAGPAIIILGPILGPIFVDLGIHPVHFAIIMSVNLTVGLATPPMGLVLFVASSVSGERVETIARAILPFLLVEVVVIFLITFIPAISMTVPRLFGFVN; this is encoded by the coding sequence ATGCTGGTCTGGTTCCTGCCGCTGTTTCTGGTGTTTCTGATGATCGGCCTGCCGGTTTTCTTTGGCATGCTGGCCGCCCCCGGCATCCTACTGATGCTGAACGGGCAGGAACGTGACCTGTCGCTGCTCTATCGCAATGTCTACAACGGTATGGACAGCTTTCCGCTGATGGCGATCCCGTTTTTCATGCTGGCGGGCGAGCTGATGAACCGTGGTGGCATCACGATGCGGTTGGTGGAATTCAGTCAGGCCATGATGGGCCATTTCCGCGGCGGTCTGGCGCATGTGAACGTGCTGTCGTCCATGCTGTTTGCGGGCCTTTCGGGTTCAGCCGTGGCAGACACTTCGGCGCTCGGCTCGATGCTGATTCCGGCGATGGAGCGCGAGGGATATACCCGTAAATTCGCAGCGGCCATCACCGCCGCGTCATCCGTGATCGGCCCGATCATTCCGCCCAGCGGCATCATGATCATCTACGCCTATGTCATGGGCGAAAGCGTCGCAGCGCTGTTTCTGGCCGGCATTGTGCCTGGAATCCTCGTCGGTCTGGGCCTGATGATTATGGTCAAATTCATGGCGGACCGCTATGATTTCCCGGCATCCCGCAACCGCTCGACCTGGGGCGAAAAGGGGCAGGCATCGCTGCGCGCGTTCTTTCCGCTGCTGACGCCGGTGATTATCCTTGGCGGCATCCTTGGTGGTGTGTTCACCCCAACCGAAGCCGCCGCTGTCGCGGCTGCCTATGCCATCCTCATCGGCATGTTTGTCCTCAACACCCTGAAACTGCGCGACCTGCCCGATGTGCTGTCACGTGCAGCGATGACATCAGCCGTGGTGCTACTGCTGGTGGGGGCCGCGATGGCATTCAAGACGGTCGTCAGCCTGTCTCACGCGCCGGAACAGCTGGCCGCGTTTATCCTTGCCCTGTCCGAAAATCCGTTGGTCCTGCTGTTTCTGATCAACCTGCTGCTGTTTGTCGTTGGCATGTTTCTGGACGCAGGCCCGGCAATCATCATCCTGGGGCCGATTTTGGGGCCGATCTTTGTCGATCTCGGCATTCATCCGGTACATTTCGCGATCATCATGTCGGTGAACCTGACCGTGGGTCTGGCCACACCGCCGATGGGGCTGGTGCTGTTTGTCGCCAGTTCGGTCTCTGGCGAACGGGTCGAAACCATCGCCCGCGCCATCCTGCCTTTCCTTCTGGTCGAGGTGGTTGTGATCTTTCTGATCACCTTTATCCCGGCCATTTCCATGACGGTCCCGCGCCTCTTCGGGTTCGTCAACTGA
- a CDS encoding TRAP transporter small permease: MAVLLGILRPLQAVNDVVLRAGRAVSIVAIALMVVAILVQVFCRYVLNNALPWPEEAARFLMLWMTGLMAPSAYRRGGFVAIDMLSALLPRSLAALLSLTLLILSGMVLVVGLQLGIKHVNSGWLFSSSSLRVPMEWIGMKGFKLKLAWMYMSLYVGLILLLAVNIELILRAVIAMFGGERNLRPLADAELRVE, encoded by the coding sequence ATGGCCGTATTGCTGGGGATTTTACGCCCCCTGCAAGCTGTCAACGATGTGGTGCTGCGCGCGGGGCGCGCAGTGTCGATCGTGGCGATTGCGCTGATGGTGGTCGCCATTCTGGTGCAGGTGTTCTGCCGCTATGTGCTGAACAACGCCCTGCCCTGGCCCGAAGAGGCCGCGCGCTTTCTCATGCTCTGGATGACCGGGCTGATGGCGCCTTCGGCCTATCGCCGCGGTGGATTTGTGGCGATTGACATGCTGTCGGCGTTACTGCCGCGCAGTCTGGCCGCATTGTTGTCGCTGACCCTGTTGATCCTGTCTGGCATGGTCCTGGTGGTCGGACTGCAACTGGGCATCAAACACGTCAATTCCGGCTGGCTGTTTTCCTCATCCTCGCTGCGGGTGCCTATGGAATGGATCGGCATGAAGGGTTTCAAGCTGAAACTCGCCTGGATGTACATGTCGCTCTATGTCGGGCTGATCCTGCTGCTCGCCGTCAATATCGAACTTATCCTGCGCGCGGTCATTGCCATGTTCGGAGGAGAGCGCAACCTGCGCCCGCTGGCCGATGCCGAACTGAGGGTCGAATAA
- a CDS encoding flavin reductase family protein, with protein MSTQPRNFDPATEDPRAFRDALGRFGTGVTVVTCDTADGPLGITANSFASVSLDPPLVLWAPAKTSSRYGFFAAAQDFAIHIMGAEQGPLCSGFARDGTAFGNGDWERGPTGVPLLSGCLSRFECTKIAEHDGGDHTIVVARVTRVSTRPGAPLLFFSGTYGGFA; from the coding sequence ATGAGCACACAACCCCGGAACTTTGACCCCGCAACCGAAGACCCGCGCGCCTTTCGCGATGCACTGGGCCGGTTTGGCACCGGCGTCACCGTGGTGACCTGTGATACCGCTGATGGTCCGCTGGGCATCACCGCCAACAGCTTTGCCTCGGTGTCGCTGGACCCGCCGCTGGTGCTTTGGGCACCGGCAAAAACCTCGTCCCGCTATGGGTTCTTTGCTGCGGCGCAGGATTTTGCGATCCACATCATGGGCGCCGAACAGGGCCCGCTGTGCAGTGGCTTTGCCCGCGATGGTACCGCCTTTGGCAACGGCGACTGGGAACGCGGGCCGACCGGCGTGCCGCTGTTGTCAGGCTGCCTGTCGCGGTTTGAATGTACAAAGATTGCCGAACATGATGGCGGCGACCACACCATTGTCGTGGCGCGTGTGACGCGCGTGTCCACACGTCCGGGTGCGCCTTTGCTGTTTTTCAGCGGCACCTACGGCGGTTTTGCCTAA